A genomic stretch from Croceibacterium aestuarii includes:
- the def gene encoding peptide deformylase, which produces MAIREILEVPDPRLKTVSTRVETFDAALKTLVDDMFETMYAADGIGLAAIQVGEPLRLLVIDLQEPDEDAEPVPCEHDGHAHTHQPVKNDPRVFVNPEILDPSDDLKTYQEGCLSVPEIYADVDRPARCRVRWQDLEGKVHEEDMEGMMAVCIQHEMDHLEGVLFIDHLSRLKRQMALKKLEKLRKAA; this is translated from the coding sequence ATGGCCATCCGTGAAATTCTCGAAGTGCCGGATCCCCGGCTCAAAACCGTATCCACCCGCGTCGAAACCTTCGACGCGGCGCTCAAGACGCTCGTCGACGACATGTTCGAGACGATGTACGCCGCTGACGGCATCGGTCTCGCGGCGATCCAGGTCGGCGAGCCGCTGCGGCTGCTCGTCATCGACTTGCAGGAGCCGGACGAGGATGCCGAGCCGGTGCCTTGCGAGCATGACGGCCACGCCCATACCCACCAGCCGGTCAAGAACGATCCGCGGGTGTTCGTGAACCCGGAAATCCTCGACCCGTCCGACGACCTCAAGACCTACCAGGAAGGCTGCCTCTCGGTCCCCGAGATCTATGCCGACGTCGACCGCCCGGCGCGCTGCCGGGTGCGCTGGCAGGACCTCGAGGGCAAGGTCCACGAAGAGGACATGGAAGGCATGATGGCGGTCTGCATCCAGCACGAGATGGACCACCTCGAAGGCGTGCTGTTCATCGACCACCTGAGCCGGCTCAAGCGGCAGATGGCGCTCAAGAAGCTCGAGAAGCTGCGCAAGGCGGCCTGA
- a CDS encoding anti-sigma factor family protein — MSVTPEELAAFADGELAEPRRAEVAAEVAQDAALAEQLRRHNELKAKLGAHFAPVLDAPVPDRLTQMLGGGEARVADIAAARQRREARRGIPRWAWIAGPALAASLALAVFLPRGGSLPEGYAGPDVASALDGQLVATQGDDARVRVLVSFRDRDGDYCRAFSAAAQSGIACRDDTGWKLEFRGPGHVQSGTDYQMAGAENADLLARAQDMAAGPAFDAAAEAAAKEKGWR; from the coding sequence ATGAGCGTGACGCCCGAGGAGCTGGCCGCCTTTGCCGACGGCGAACTGGCCGAGCCGCGCCGCGCCGAGGTCGCCGCCGAAGTCGCGCAGGACGCGGCGCTTGCGGAACAGCTGCGGCGTCACAACGAGCTCAAGGCCAAGCTGGGCGCGCATTTCGCCCCGGTCCTCGACGCGCCGGTGCCAGATCGTCTCACGCAGATGCTCGGCGGCGGCGAGGCGAGGGTGGCGGACATCGCGGCCGCCCGGCAGCGCCGCGAGGCGAGGCGCGGCATTCCGCGTTGGGCTTGGATCGCCGGCCCGGCCCTGGCCGCTTCGCTCGCGCTCGCGGTGTTCCTGCCCCGCGGCGGCTCGCTGCCCGAAGGCTATGCCGGGCCGGATGTCGCCTCCGCGCTCGACGGGCAGCTGGTGGCGACGCAGGGCGACGATGCGCGGGTCAGGGTGCTGGTTAGCTTCCGCGACAGGGACGGCGACTATTGCCGCGCCTTCAGCGCCGCCGCGCAAAGCGGCATCGCCTGCCGCGACGACACCGGCTGGAAGCTCGAATTCAGAGGCCCGGGCCATGTGCAGAGCGGCACCGACTACCAGATGGCCGGGGCGGAAAACGCCGACCTGCTGGCGAGGGCGCAGGACATGGCGGCGGGCCCGGCGTTCGACGCGGCGGCCGAGGCGGCGGCGAAGGAGAAGGGGTGGCGCTAG